A genomic region of Nitrospinota bacterium contains the following coding sequences:
- a CDS encoding tetratricopeptide repeat protein → MGEAGKPTDWITMKIDPEIFEELGVRDPEVTKREMAIQKKTRQVTKELKADPDNIDLQIELATLMIDGANYEEAIKQLLAIRNKAPKNARVYKLLGTAYVLFNHEEEALIELNRACELDPNDPENHFNLGGLYLLRDMFTNAADSFEKVIELDPTDTTAYANLAAAYDMLKLYDKEIIALRKVLMFNPEDKELRAALSNAYFHAQRYEEAIDAALCVVDVDDKDPQAYCNLGSCYSVRNMVDDAIASFKKASELAPDYSLPHTNLGTLYANMGRPEAAIKSFKTAVSLNPADAGAWFSLYNCYKEVGLMDDSQEAYKKYEALMNEPEPVATEGGDNPANIPGGVSQTSKYAGGGSMEGNAPGMESLADADDDPR, encoded by the coding sequence ATGGGTGAAGCTGGCAAGCCGACAGACTGGATCACGATGAAAATCGATCCGGAAATTTTTGAGGAGCTGGGTGTACGCGACCCGGAAGTGACCAAGCGTGAAATGGCGATACAAAAGAAAACCCGCCAGGTCACCAAGGAACTGAAAGCCGACCCCGACAATATAGACCTGCAAATTGAGTTGGCTACCCTGATGATCGATGGTGCCAACTACGAAGAAGCGATCAAACAACTGCTGGCCATTCGCAACAAGGCTCCCAAAAACGCCCGGGTCTACAAACTGCTCGGTACCGCATACGTATTGTTCAACCATGAGGAAGAAGCCCTGATCGAACTCAACCGGGCCTGTGAACTGGATCCGAACGATCCGGAAAATCACTTCAATCTCGGTGGACTCTATCTGCTTCGGGACATGTTCACAAATGCCGCGGACTCGTTTGAGAAAGTCATTGAGCTGGACCCCACTGACACAACGGCTTACGCCAACCTCGCGGCGGCTTACGATATGCTCAAACTTTATGACAAGGAAATCATAGCTCTCAGAAAGGTGTTGATGTTCAACCCGGAAGACAAGGAGCTCCGCGCCGCCTTGTCCAACGCTTATTTTCATGCCCAACGCTATGAAGAAGCGATTGACGCCGCCTTGTGCGTTGTGGATGTTGACGATAAAGACCCGCAAGCCTACTGCAACCTGGGTAGTTGTTATTCAGTCAGAAACATGGTGGACGATGCCATCGCGTCTTTCAAAAAAGCCAGCGAACTCGCTCCCGATTATTCCCTGCCGCACACCAACCTGGGGACCCTCTATGCAAACATGGGCAGGCCTGAAGCCGCGATCAAATCATTCAAAACAGCGGTGAGCCTGAACCCGGCAGATGCCGGAGCCTGGTTCAGCCTGTACAACTGCTATAAAGAAGTCGGTTTGATGGATGACTCGCAGGAGGCCTACAAGAAATATGAGGCACTGATGAATGAGCCCGAACCTGTTGCGACTGAAGGCGGAGACAACCCTGCCAATATCCCCGGTGGTGTTTCTCAAACCAGCAAGTACGCTGGGGGTGGCAGCATGGAAGGAAATGCACCCGGCATGGAATCATTGGCAGATGCCGATGACGACCCCAGATAA
- a CDS encoding c-type cytochrome: MPVYAHGPSEHSNGSASSHGGEKDLLRLGATVYKHMCIYCHGADGNGGGKAMAYLYPWPRDFRQGVFKYRTTPFGSIPQDSDIKRTIARGVPGTSMPAWGGALSEDEISGVVEYIKKFSKKFENKKPKDAIKIEAVPASTPESIAKGKIIYQQTSCARCHGTDLKGDGPIASDLYDIWDHRVFVYDLTDPNTYKFGFDKKDLFMILTTGIDGTPMKSFNHLRDEERWDLASYIESEIRKEEYKPAEYEIDLNTYKVDQEIDMDPANPMWANIPVQNIHTIPLNARRDPVDQIQFQSVVNDEGIAFRLVWEDPQPDRTSSRHQDFKDAIAMEFALGDVLLHKHGHNEPFFGMGNRGKVVNIWQWRADWQTEIETKEKLEYATKGMDMDTMIFGGEVNPVDSLNPFRDVPVEELNAEGFGTLTPQPQTKQNVLGKGVWKDGKWRVVFFRTLDSLNKWDIKFIKKNPILVAFAIWDGKHQDRNGRKVISMWQRLKPVELP; this comes from the coding sequence ATGCCAGTGTACGCTCATGGACCATCAGAACATAGTAATGGTTCCGCCTCTTCTCATGGCGGAGAGAAAGATCTCTTGCGCCTGGGTGCCACGGTTTACAAGCACATGTGCATATATTGCCACGGTGCGGATGGCAATGGTGGAGGTAAGGCAATGGCTTACCTTTACCCGTGGCCCAGAGACTTTCGTCAAGGTGTGTTTAAATACAGGACCACTCCTTTTGGGTCGATTCCGCAGGATAGTGATATAAAAAGAACCATTGCCCGCGGTGTTCCAGGTACTTCCATGCCTGCATGGGGAGGGGCCTTGTCAGAAGATGAGATCTCTGGCGTAGTTGAGTACATCAAGAAATTCTCAAAAAAATTTGAAAATAAAAAGCCTAAAGATGCAATAAAGATAGAAGCAGTTCCAGCATCGACCCCTGAATCCATAGCAAAAGGTAAGATAATCTATCAGCAAACGAGTTGCGCTCGTTGCCATGGAACGGATCTGAAGGGGGACGGGCCTATTGCATCAGACCTCTATGATATATGGGATCATCGGGTTTTCGTGTATGACCTGACAGACCCGAATACTTATAAATTCGGATTTGATAAGAAAGACTTGTTTATGATTTTAACAACGGGGATTGATGGCACCCCGATGAAATCTTTTAACCATTTGAGAGACGAAGAACGCTGGGATCTGGCTTCATATATAGAGTCAGAAATAAGGAAAGAGGAATATAAACCAGCAGAATATGAAATAGATCTGAATACTTACAAAGTTGACCAGGAAATAGACATGGATCCGGCTAACCCAATGTGGGCAAATATCCCGGTCCAGAATATTCATACAATTCCACTTAATGCACGCAGGGACCCGGTTGACCAAATTCAGTTTCAGTCTGTTGTGAACGACGAGGGGATAGCCTTCCGGCTGGTATGGGAAGATCCTCAACCGGATCGGACTTCAAGCCGTCATCAGGATTTTAAAGATGCTATTGCGATGGAGTTCGCCCTGGGTGATGTATTGTTGCATAAGCACGGGCATAATGAACCGTTCTTTGGCATGGGAAACAGGGGTAAAGTGGTGAATATATGGCAGTGGCGGGCAGACTGGCAAACGGAAATTGAAACCAAGGAAAAGCTGGAATATGCCACAAAGGGAATGGATATGGATACCATGATCTTCGGGGGCGAGGTGAACCCTGTTGATTCGCTCAATCCGTTCAGGGATGTTCCCGTGGAAGAATTGAACGCAGAAGGGTTTGGAACGTTGACCCCTCAACCTCAAACCAAACAGAATGTGCTGGGCAAAGGGGTATGGAAAGATGGAAAATGGCGCGTTGTTTTTTTTCGCACCTTGGATTCTTTGAATAAATGGGATATAAAATTTATTAAAAAAAACCCCATTTTAGTAGCGTTTGCGATTTGGGATGGAAAACATCAGGATCGCAATGGTCGGAAAGTTATTTCCATGTGGCAAAGGCTTAAACCTGTGGAACTTCCTTAA